Proteins encoded within one genomic window of Pectobacterium araliae:
- the pcnB gene encoding polynucleotide adenylyltransferase PcnB has protein sequence MFSRVANFCRKVLNRENEMVESEEPRQHLTVIPRDQHTISRSDISDNALKVLYRLNKAGYEAYLVGGGVRDLLLGKKPKDFDITTNATPDQVRKLFRNCRLVGRRFRLAHIMFGPEVIEVATFRGHHEQHQEQQETKNSSQQAQSGMLLRDNIFGSVEEDAQRRDFSINSLYYSISDFSVRDYTNGLNDLRQGVIRMIGDPETRYREDPVRMLRAVRFAAKLNMTVSPETAEPIPRLASLLHDIPAARMFEESLKLLQSGYGYPTYKMLCEYQLFQPLFPLLSRYFTPNGDSTLERMVAQVLKNTDQRLQNDMRVNPAFLFSAMLWYPLIEHVQKLAQESGLAYLDAFALAMNDVLDEQCRSLAIPKRITSLVRDIWQLQTRLSRRQGKRAYKLMEHPKFRAAYDLLCLRAEIENHQELLRLAQWWGEFQVAAPPRQQTMLRSLDDGPTPHRRSRPRRPRKPTTARRDQA, from the coding sequence ATCTTTTCCCGAGTTGCTAATTTTTGTCGTAAAGTACTGAATCGTGAGAACGAAATGGTCGAATCAGAGGAACCGCGTCAACATTTGACGGTGATCCCGCGTGACCAACATACGATTTCACGCAGCGACATCAGCGATAACGCGCTGAAAGTACTTTATCGCCTGAACAAAGCGGGCTACGAAGCTTATCTGGTTGGTGGTGGCGTACGTGACCTGCTGCTGGGCAAAAAGCCGAAGGATTTTGATATCACCACTAACGCCACGCCCGATCAGGTGCGCAAGCTATTCCGCAACTGTCGTTTAGTTGGGCGTCGTTTCCGTCTCGCCCATATCATGTTCGGGCCAGAGGTGATTGAAGTTGCCACGTTCCGTGGTCACCACGAGCAGCATCAGGAACAGCAGGAAACCAAGAATTCCTCTCAGCAAGCTCAAAGCGGCATGCTGTTGCGCGACAATATTTTTGGTTCGGTAGAAGAAGACGCCCAACGCCGCGATTTCTCTATCAATAGTCTCTACTACAGCATTTCTGATTTCAGCGTACGTGATTATACCAATGGCCTGAACGATCTGCGTCAGGGCGTCATCCGTATGATCGGCGATCCTGAAACACGCTACCGTGAAGATCCGGTGCGGATGCTGCGTGCCGTTCGTTTCGCCGCCAAGCTAAACATGACCGTTAGCCCGGAAACCGCCGAACCGATTCCTCGTCTGGCCTCATTGTTGCACGATATTCCCGCAGCACGTATGTTTGAAGAATCGCTGAAGCTACTTCAGTCGGGCTATGGCTACCCGACTTATAAAATGCTGTGTGAATATCAGCTGTTCCAGCCGCTATTCCCACTGCTGAGCCGTTATTTCACACCAAACGGCGATTCCACTCTGGAGCGCATGGTTGCACAGGTGCTGAAAAATACCGACCAGCGTCTGCAAAACGACATGCGGGTAAATCCGGCATTTTTGTTCTCTGCCATGCTGTGGTATCCGCTGATTGAACATGTACAAAAATTGGCTCAGGAAAGTGGACTAGCCTACCTCGATGCGTTCGCGCTGGCGATGAACGATGTACTGGATGAGCAATGCCGTTCTCTGGCGATCCCTAAGCGTATTACCTCTTTAGTCCGCGACATCTGGCAGTTGCAAACGCGCCTGTCTCGTCGTCAGGGCAAACGCGCTTATAAGCTGATGGAACATCCTAAATTCCGTGCCGCATACGACCTGCTTTGTCTGCGTGCCGAAATTGAAAACCATCAGGAGCTGCTGCGTTTGGCTCAATGGTGGGGAGAATTCCAGGTTGCCGCACCGCCACGCCAACAAACCATGCTGAGATCGCTGGATGACGGCCCAACGCCGCATCGTCGCTCCCGCCCTCGTCGTCCACGTAAACCGACGACGGCACGCAGGGATCAAGCCTGA
- the gluQRS gene encoding tRNA glutamyl-Q(34) synthetase GluQRS, whose product MSGTNGFIETHRYVGRFAPSPSGDLHFGSLIAALGSYLQARSQQGRWLVRIEDIDPPREIPGAASRILAQLEHYGLHWDGEVVYQSQRHTRYREILRQLQQQGMSYYCTCTRRRIQQLGGHYDGYCRTRNLPAHNAALRLHQTTPVFHFHDRLRGDLYADHALAQEDFIIHRRDGLFAYNLAVVIDDNDQGITEIVRGADLIEPTVRQISLYRQLGYTIPTYVHLPLVLNNEGNKLSKQNHAPSLPNSDPRPVLLAALQFLHQPLPENGQDMTLSALLAWSVAHWSLDIVPLQAAINASAITSAFSKGHW is encoded by the coding sequence ATGTCTGGAACAAACGGCTTCATCGAAACGCATCGTTACGTCGGGCGTTTTGCGCCTTCTCCCTCTGGTGACCTGCATTTTGGCTCACTGATCGCCGCACTGGGTAGTTATCTTCAAGCTCGTTCTCAACAAGGGCGCTGGCTGGTACGCATTGAAGACATCGATCCACCACGGGAAATTCCCGGTGCCGCCTCCCGCATACTCGCACAATTAGAACACTACGGACTGCACTGGGACGGCGAAGTGGTTTACCAGTCACAGCGGCATACGCGTTACCGTGAGATTCTTCGGCAGCTTCAACAGCAGGGAATGAGTTATTACTGCACCTGTACGCGTCGCCGCATTCAGCAGTTAGGTGGGCACTATGATGGCTATTGCCGAACGCGCAACCTGCCCGCCCACAACGCCGCGCTACGTCTGCACCAGACAACGCCAGTGTTTCATTTTCACGATAGATTACGTGGCGATCTGTATGCCGACCATGCTCTCGCTCAGGAAGATTTTATTATCCACCGCCGCGACGGGCTGTTTGCCTATAATCTGGCTGTGGTGATCGATGATAACGATCAGGGTATTACCGAGATCGTGCGCGGTGCCGATCTTATCGAGCCAACCGTGCGGCAAATCTCGCTCTATCGCCAGCTAGGCTACACGATCCCCACCTACGTTCATCTACCGTTGGTGTTGAATAACGAGGGAAATAAGCTTTCCAAACAAAATCACGCCCCTTCACTACCGAACAGCGATCCGCGTCCTGTGTTGCTCGCTGCACTGCAATTTTTGCATCAACCGCTGCCAGAAAACGGCCAGGATATGACGCTTTCCGCGCTTCTGGCATGGTCTGTGGCGCACTGGTCTCTGGATATCGTACCGTTACAGGCGGCAATAAACGCGTCTGCGATCACATCAGCATTCTCAAAGGGGCATTGGTGA